ATGCAGTCAAACCAACAATACTTGTAGGTTCAGGAACTTTAGCTAAATCTCCAACAGTATTACGAGTCCGGAAAATGGTATAGCTGGTATTTCCAGAGGTTCCTCTTTTTTGCTTATCAGCAGTCGTCACGTTCAAGAATTAGGCATTTTTGTCAATTCCTGCAATTGTTCCCCATGGTGTGATTCCGTTCAATCCTCGGTTAATTGCTGTCACCCAGTTACCACCTTGAATTTCTTGAGCTAGTTCTCCATTCTTAGGAAGATTTCCCTCAAAGCGATCGCCACTAGCTAAAAAACCTTTATCTCGTTCCGCAACTGGTACAGTATTTGCACGGGCAAAGGGGTTAGCATTTTTACTAATCATATATTCCCAATCTGTTGCCTGACTGAGTAGAGTTTTACCATTGGAGAAGCTAAATTGACCTAACCAAGCTTCATCAACACTCTGATCATCCCAGACAACTAAATACAGGTAATTGGATGTATCTACATTAAAGTTCCAAGTTTCTGGACGTGACCAGTTGAAAGCTCCCTCGCTACCCTTCGCTCCCAGTTCATTACGTCCGACAAAATTCAGAGAGTTACCGCTCTTATCCCCATAAAATAAACCGTAGTGGTTATCTGCGGTGACAGTTGCAGTTCCTGAGAGAGTTGCTGCCATTGCTGCACCAGAATTGGCGATCGCCATCCCACAACTCAGAATTGCACCCGCAACCAAGCTTTTAAATAGTTTAGACATAATCTTCTCTTCCGTTTGTTAAATTTGGTTTGGTTATTCATAGACTTACATAGGGATTGAGTTTCGTGTAGGCTTTGCGACCATATTTTATCCAATCAGAGAATTTTCGCCATGAGCTTGAAGACAAAATAAACTCAGTGGTGAAAATAGTCTCAGAAAAGCACTTTTCCTCTTCAAAAATACGTATTTATCGTGCTTTTTTTGTTCTTATAGTAACTTTTGATACTAGTACTTTCTCAATAAAATAAGTAATATGTTGTTATTTTGTGCTATAATATACTCTATTTGGGCAGTGCTTACGTAAAAAACGATATATCAAGCAAGTATCCTGATATTGCACTTCAGTAATAATATTTAGATAAAAAAGTATAGATTAACGAAGGCGATAATGTTTATTGAGACATATCTGTTGAAGTGCTTTTTGTGGAGCGATCGCTTGACTTGATTTCCAAATAAACCCTGAGATATACTTTTTCGAGTCAGTTTTTACACAACTACGGATGATATACATTTAATCATGAAAATGCGCGAATTATTCTCTGGATATTATTCCCCAACTGAAAATGAATTGAAATATATCTGGAAAGAATGCATTTTTGCTTTTGATGCTAATATACTTTTGAATATTTATCGCTATACCCCTAAAGCAAGAGAAAGATTTCTTGACATTTTAAGGAATCTCAGAGAAAGAATCTGGATTCCGTATCAAGTTGCTTTTGAGTATCAGAAGGAGCGCAATAATGTAATCAGTCAACGATTGAAGGGACATGAAAAATTATTATCAGAGAAATCTGATTGTTTTTCAAAACTTAAAAAAATATTAGATAATCAACACACTTTTTTAGATGATGAAGCTAAAAACGAAATTAAAATCGTTTTAGAACAAGCAGAACGAAAAATAAAGAATGTTATTGATGATGATAAGTTAAAAAATAGCTCAGTAAACTTTGATAAAATTCGTGATTGCTTAGATGAAATACTAGGAGATAATGTTGGTGAAAAGTATAGCTTAGATGACTTACAAAAAAAGTATAAAAAGGCTCAGGAAAGATTCGATAAAAAAATTCCTCCTGGTTATGAGGATAATAAAAAGCAAGAACCAGAAAAATATGGAGATTTTATCATTTGGCAGCAATTAATTGATTACGCTAACTCGCAGAAAAAACCTTTAATTTTCGTGACAGATGACAAAAAAGGAGATTGGTGGTCAATATTAGATGGTGAGATAAAAGGTGTACGCCCAGAATTAGTTCAAGAAATTAAAAATGAAACAGGTGTAGCTTTCTATATGTATACTAATTATAAATTTATGGAGTATGCTGAACGATTTTTAGATCTCCCACATGAACAAGAGGTTATTGATGAAGCAAGAAATATTAATTTAGAAGAAGAAGCTCAAGAAAAAATAGAAATAGCAAAAAATATAGAATACATCTCTGATGTGAAACAATTGGAACAAATAAGTGCTTTGACTGATAAAATTCTATTGCGAAACATTGACTTAGATGCCTTAAAAAAATATCTTAGACAAGATTTGACGACAAGAAATATTAATTTAGATACCTTAAACAAAGATATTAGACAAGACTTGATTAGAAGAAAAATTGAACTAGATATCATTAACAAAGCTATAGGTTTAGTCTGAATACACTTTTATATAGCAGTTTATTCTATTTATTAAAAAATCAATCACCTTTTGAGTGGCAATCAACTCTTCTTGATGCCTAACAGGATGTTATGGAAATATTTTCACTAATTCAAGGTAAGCTTTATTGTTACGTGTACCGAGAGTCATTTTTTCATATCTCCTTGTCTTAATCTGCGTGAATTACAAGATGTGAAGTGAACAAATGAAGCGCGATCGCCCTCCCCATCCTCTCCAGCAGCTGACTATAAACACACGATAAAATCAGGTTTAGTTACAGTCCCAGGGAAATTATCTGATGATTTAGCACCAGGCACTTTCAATAGTATTTTGAAGCAAGCTCAATTGAAAGCAGAGACAAAAGATAGCGAGGAAAAATCCCAAACTGAAGAGCAACAACAAGAGGAAGAAAATTGATGCGTTACGCAATTGTGATTGAAAAAGCAGCAAACAACTATTCAGCTTATGTGCCAGATTTACCTGGATGTGTGGCTACTGGTATGACTGTTCGAGAAGTCAGCCAACAAATAAAAGAAGCTATTGAATTCCATATAGAAGGGTTGCGAGAAGAGGGTTTAATCGTTCCCGAACCAACTACTTTATGTGAGTATGTGGAAGCTTCGTAAGATTTTGCATTTTCTTGGGTTGTATATTGGGAGCAATACCCATAGGATTTAGTACTGCGATCGCCTCAAAATATTTATCCTATACCTACTCGTATTCTTCTTCCCTACCCGTCAATGGTGCTTGCGAACTGTGACGAACATGAAGCACAAAAACAGTCTCTTCCCGAACTTCAAACAAAATTCGATACTTATTTCTTGACTTCCCGTAAATAAGCTGACGAATCTCCTCTGTAAATGTATCGTTTTCAACAGCTAAACCACAACGCAGAGGCTTTTCCTGCAAAGTTGCAATTGTATCCATTAATCCTCGAAACCACTTATCAGCAAATTCTGCATTTTGTTCTCTTAACCAAGAATAAGCCCCATCGATTTCAGTTTTCGCTGTCTGAGTCAATCTAACTTGAAATGCCATATTTTTGCTGCATTTCCTGCTCGAATTCACTCAAAGATGTAGTTCTACCAGCTTCTACATCTTCCAATCCCTTCTTAATCCCCGCTATTGCTTCTAATCTTTCCAACGCATCCAGCAATTTTTGGTAAGATTCGGCATCCTGAACGACGAGTTCGGCTTTTCCGTTGACTGTCAGTACGACAGGTTCTCCTGTCTGCTTCATTTGTTCGATAAATTCCACAGTGTTGCGCTTGAAGCTGGAAAGGGAATGGATGTCTCGACTGATGTTTAGCATAATCGATAGTGCATCAAATTAGCATCAAATTTAATGCTAGCAGATTTGCTTGGTTTTTGGCGATTGGATTGGGCTTGAAGAGGAGATTGTTTGCGATCGCGTTTGTTGAAAGCTATCTGTTGTAGTGCTTTTGATGGGGCGATCGCTTCAAAATATCTATCCTATACCTCAATACGGTTCAGTT
The Calothrix sp. 336/3 DNA segment above includes these coding regions:
- a CDS encoding type II toxin-antitoxin system HicB family antitoxin, coding for MRYAIVIEKAANNYSAYVPDLPGCVATGMTVREVSQQIKEAIEFHIEGLREEGLIVPEPTTLCEYVEAS
- a CDS encoding PIN domain-containing protein codes for the protein MKMRELFSGYYSPTENELKYIWKECIFAFDANILLNIYRYTPKARERFLDILRNLRERIWIPYQVAFEYQKERNNVISQRLKGHEKLLSEKSDCFSKLKKILDNQHTFLDDEAKNEIKIVLEQAERKIKNVIDDDKLKNSSVNFDKIRDCLDEILGDNVGEKYSLDDLQKKYKKAQERFDKKIPPGYEDNKKQEPEKYGDFIIWQQLIDYANSQKKPLIFVTDDKKGDWWSILDGEIKGVRPELVQEIKNETGVAFYMYTNYKFMEYAERFLDLPHEQEVIDEARNINLEEEAQEKIEIAKNIEYISDVKQLEQISALTDKILLRNIDLDALKKYLRQDLTTRNINLDTLNKDIRQDLIRRKIELDIINKAIGLV
- a CDS encoding type II toxin-antitoxin system RelE/ParE family toxin, encoding MAFQVRLTQTAKTEIDGAYSWLREQNAEFADKWFRGLMDTIATLQEKPLRCGLAVENDTFTEEIRQLIYGKSRNKYRILFEVREETVFVLHVRHSSQAPLTGREEEYE
- a CDS encoding PEP-CTERM sorting domain-containing protein; this encodes MTTADKQKRGTSGNTSYTIFRTRNTVGDLAKVPEPTSIVGLTAFGAVTAGSVLKKRKAKNA
- a CDS encoding type II toxin-antitoxin system HicA family toxin gives rise to the protein MKSGLVTVPGKLSDDLAPGTFNSILKQAQLKAETKDSEEKSQTEEQQQEEEN
- a CDS encoding type II toxin-antitoxin system Phd/YefM family antitoxin, translated to MLNISRDIHSLSSFKRNTVEFIEQMKQTGEPVVLTVNGKAELVVQDAESYQKLLDALERLEAIAGIKKGLEDVEAGRTTSLSEFEQEMQQKYGISS